Proteins co-encoded in one Haladaptatus sp. ZSTT2 genomic window:
- a CDS encoding ABC transporter substrate-binding protein — MSENSVLSRRTVLKGVGSLAGVSALAGCSSVLGTDANASIRYAQALAPKSLDPVRLADPWSASVATNVFEGLYRYDHDMNLVPELAAGTPMVEGEDKIHVVKLTDGATFQDGTAVTAEDVAYSYRAVREEERPGMWQVRPIDHIEVRDEQTVAFHLKNPYPAMDHALTRGIVPKAVRESNPEKFAHEKPVGSGPYEVETAKPGEHVSLTHWTEYWGETNPSLEHARFVQNHSDLARTTSLKTGQNDIVERVNPRLWSVTQNLSNADTVLQEGYLAHYIGFNCNEGPTADPKVRKAIDSLVDLDTVTETFVGPVGRRQYGLLPPQLAAEWDLPVEEWQSIPRAKNKEKAKQLLKEADVGNWAPTIAVPKHDLLREKIAEELAHGLAEIGFYRARTEKYPWKQFREKIVSGSPSEYNIFVDAWAGGPDPDTYLYPLFHENAEGRTNGTFYQNEDVMNVLRDARRTTDDETRRDLYESATRTLLTERVALPAFTLDNSFGVSSGIEGFGPHPFPGENPRLETIESTE, encoded by the coding sequence ATGTCTGAAAACAGTGTTCTCAGCAGACGTACCGTCCTCAAAGGAGTCGGCAGCCTCGCGGGCGTTTCGGCGCTCGCAGGCTGTTCGAGCGTGCTCGGAACTGACGCAAACGCGTCCATCCGGTATGCACAGGCGCTCGCACCGAAGTCACTCGACCCGGTTCGGCTTGCAGACCCGTGGTCTGCGTCCGTGGCGACGAACGTGTTCGAGGGCTTGTATCGCTACGACCACGACATGAACCTCGTCCCGGAACTCGCGGCGGGGACGCCAATGGTCGAAGGGGAGGATAAGATCCACGTTGTGAAACTCACCGACGGGGCGACATTCCAGGACGGCACCGCGGTCACCGCCGAGGACGTGGCCTACTCGTATCGCGCCGTCCGCGAGGAGGAGCGCCCCGGTATGTGGCAGGTGCGGCCCATCGACCACATCGAGGTCCGCGACGAGCAGACGGTGGCGTTCCACCTCAAGAACCCCTACCCGGCGATGGACCACGCTCTGACTCGTGGAATCGTGCCCAAGGCGGTGCGCGAGTCGAACCCCGAAAAGTTCGCGCACGAGAAACCGGTTGGCTCCGGCCCCTACGAGGTGGAGACGGCCAAACCCGGCGAGCACGTCTCGCTCACCCACTGGACGGAGTATTGGGGCGAGACAAACCCGTCACTTGAACACGCGCGATTCGTCCAGAACCACTCGGACCTCGCCCGGACGACGAGTCTGAAGACGGGGCAAAACGACATCGTAGAGCGCGTCAATCCGCGGCTCTGGAGCGTGACACAAAACCTCTCGAACGCGGACACGGTTCTACAGGAAGGCTACCTCGCCCACTACATCGGCTTCAACTGCAACGAGGGGCCGACGGCTGACCCGAAGGTTCGCAAGGCAATCGACTCCCTCGTGGACCTCGACACGGTGACCGAGACCTTCGTCGGCCCGGTCGGCCGTCGTCAGTACGGCCTGCTCCCACCGCAACTGGCCGCCGAGTGGGACCTGCCGGTCGAGGAGTGGCAGTCGATTCCGCGCGCGAAGAACAAGGAGAAGGCAAAACAGCTGTTGAAGGAGGCAGACGTGGGCAACTGGGCACCGACGATTGCCGTACCGAAACACGACCTGTTGCGGGAGAAAATCGCCGAAGAACTCGCCCACGGCCTTGCCGAAATCGGGTTTTACCGCGCTCGCACCGAGAAGTACCCGTGGAAGCAGTTCCGCGAGAAAATCGTCTCGGGGAGTCCCAGTGAGTACAACATCTTCGTGGACGCGTGGGCGGGCGGCCCGGATCCGGACACCTACCTCTACCCGCTGTTCCACGAGAACGCAGAGGGGCGAACCAACGGGACGTTCTACCAGAACGAGGACGTGATGAACGTCCTGCGCGACGCCCGCCGCACGACGGACGACGAAACGCGCCGCGACCTGTACGAGTCGGCCACGCGCACCCTCCTCACAGAGCGGGTGGCGTTGCCGGCGTTCACGCTCGACAACTCCTTTGGAGTCTCGTCGGGAATCGAGGGTTTCGGCCCGCACCCATTCCCCGGGGAGAATCCTCGGCTCGAAACCATCGAATCGACCGAGTGA
- a CDS encoding APC family permease, with the protein MGQLSLKEAVAMALGGMIGGGIYSAFGIVVAISGDVAWLAWLTAGIVAMCAGYSYVKLNGLVDDHGGAPTYIEELVGNSTLAGMTGWTLLFGYVGSMALYAYAFSSFFSELIGRLHLSGIPVANAVSVLLIGVFVGLNLIGASETGKAEDVLTFIKVVVIGIFGLWGVYHAFHVQKLTFGLSSMSIRDPILGAAMSFVAFQGWQLLLYDQDKFEKPKANIKKAIYISIPVATALYILVALTTVSLLKISTIAVSPEVSLLYAGLQFMGTIGALIIGISALFSTASAVNATLFSSALFSRNLIDRGLLPEKIGGSGDGEIPKRIVVILGVLSAGFAVMGSLKSITSFASLAFIAVFGGMSYLAFAKRDQLDLLTPIPIVGLVGTVAFFPLLLYDLYLNSPGMFVTVLLIGVAVIGVELLYFEREPIEDVLPWLSGE; encoded by the coding sequence ATGGGACAGCTTTCACTCAAAGAAGCGGTCGCGATGGCGCTCGGCGGGATGATCGGCGGCGGAATTTACTCAGCGTTCGGTATCGTCGTCGCCATCTCCGGAGACGTGGCGTGGCTCGCGTGGCTCACCGCGGGTATCGTCGCCATGTGCGCAGGGTACAGCTACGTCAAACTGAACGGCCTCGTGGACGACCACGGGGGCGCACCGACCTACATCGAGGAGCTGGTGGGCAACTCGACGCTCGCCGGCATGACCGGGTGGACCCTCCTGTTCGGGTACGTCGGGTCGATGGCGCTCTACGCCTACGCCTTCTCCTCGTTTTTCTCGGAACTTATCGGCCGACTCCACCTGTCTGGGATTCCCGTGGCGAACGCCGTCTCGGTGCTCCTCATTGGCGTGTTCGTCGGCCTCAACCTCATCGGCGCGTCCGAGACGGGGAAAGCAGAGGACGTTCTCACCTTCATCAAGGTGGTCGTCATCGGCATCTTCGGCCTCTGGGGGGTGTACCACGCCTTTCACGTCCAGAAACTCACCTTCGGTCTCTCCTCGATGTCGATTCGAGACCCCATCCTCGGCGCGGCGATGTCGTTCGTTGCGTTCCAAGGGTGGCAACTCCTCCTGTACGACCAGGACAAGTTCGAGAAGCCAAAAGCGAACATCAAGAAGGCCATCTACATCTCGATTCCCGTGGCGACGGCGCTCTATATCCTCGTCGCGCTGACGACGGTGAGCCTGCTCAAAATTTCGACCATCGCCGTCTCGCCCGAGGTATCGCTGCTGTACGCCGGCCTCCAGTTCATGGGGACCATCGGTGCGCTCATCATCGGCATCTCCGCGCTGTTCTCGACGGCGAGTGCGGTCAACGCCACCCTGTTTTCGAGCGCGCTGTTCTCCCGGAATCTCATCGACCGGGGCCTCTTGCCCGAGAAGATAGGCGGGAGTGGCGACGGTGAGATTCCAAAGCGCATCGTGGTCATCCTCGGCGTGCTGTCGGCCGGGTTCGCCGTGATGGGAAGTCTCAAGTCCATCACCTCCTTCGCCTCGCTGGCCTTCATCGCGGTGTTCGGCGGGATGAGCTACCTTGCGTTCGCCAAGCGCGACCAGCTAGACCTCCTCACGCCGATACCCATAGTTGGACTCGTGGGCACAGTGGCGTTCTTCCCGCTGTTGCTCTACGACCTCTATCTCAACAGTCCGGGGATGTTCGTCACCGTCCTCCTCATCGGGGTGGCGGTCATCGGCGTCGAACTGCTGTACTTCGAGCGAGAACCAATCGAAGACGTGCTGCCGTGGCTGTCGGGTGAGTAA
- a CDS encoding ring-cleaving dioxygenase: MTSDFEPTGGIHHVTALASDPQRNVDFYTETLGLRLVKQSVNQDEVHTYHLFYGDGIGSTGTSMTFFPIEHARQGRVGSGQVQTVAFLIDPDAVEFWVERFSALGVDYAAPETRGDETVIPLRDPDGLQLELVAHPDAPAGNPWEHSPVPDAHQIRGFFGVTLALHTAGPTADLLEAMGYARVGDIDAARTRFRADGDLGFVVDIIANEERGRGAPGAGTVHHVAFRVPDDDTHEQWRQALIARNLNVTDVIDRKWFHSIYFREPGGVLFEIATENPGYTVDEELAALGTHLVLPEWLEGRRSEIESKLTPLDISRPATMEADQ; encoded by the coding sequence GTGACCTCAGATTTCGAACCGACGGGAGGCATTCACCACGTCACGGCTCTCGCGAGCGACCCGCAGCGAAACGTCGACTTCTATACCGAGACGCTTGGGCTGCGTCTCGTAAAGCAGAGTGTGAATCAAGACGAAGTTCACACTTATCACCTGTTCTACGGTGATGGCATCGGCTCTACTGGTACCTCAATGACCTTCTTCCCTATCGAACACGCCCGACAGGGGCGCGTTGGAAGTGGCCAAGTGCAGACGGTGGCGTTCCTCATCGACCCAGACGCAGTCGAGTTCTGGGTCGAGCGCTTTTCGGCCCTCGGCGTCGATTACGCAGCCCCCGAAACACGCGGCGACGAGACGGTCATTCCGCTTCGCGACCCCGACGGCCTGCAACTCGAACTCGTCGCCCACCCCGACGCGCCAGCGGGCAACCCGTGGGAACACAGCCCGGTTCCCGACGCCCACCAGATTCGTGGCTTTTTCGGCGTGACGCTCGCGCTCCACACCGCCGGGCCGACGGCCGACTTACTCGAAGCGATGGGCTATGCGCGCGTAGGCGACATCGACGCAGCGCGCACGCGATTCCGGGCAGACGGCGACCTCGGTTTCGTCGTTGACATCATCGCAAATGAAGAACGCGGCCGTGGCGCCCCCGGCGCGGGCACCGTCCACCACGTCGCCTTTCGCGTCCCTGACGACGACACCCACGAACAGTGGCGACAGGCACTCATCGCGCGCAATCTCAACGTCACGGACGTTATCGACCGCAAGTGGTTCCACTCGATTTACTTCCGCGAACCCGGCGGCGTCCTGTTCGAGATTGCGACCGAAAACCCCGGCTACACCGTAGACGAAGAACTTGCGGCCCTCGGCACGCACCTCGTCCTCCCCGAGTGGCTCGAAGGCCGCCGCAGCGAAATCGAGTCGAAACTCACCCCCCTCGACATCTCCCGTCCGGCAACGATGGAGGCAGACCAATGA
- the kynU gene encoding kynureninase: MDTSLSAARERDAADDLAHLRERFHTREDEWYMDGNSLGLASTDAERTLSMAVDEWRDLAIRGWTDADPDWFHYGEQLGARLASLVGASPDEVVVANSTTVNIHTLIGTFLADNQGTVVVNDLDFPTDHYAIQSQLRAHGLDPDDQLRVVESRDGRTIDEADIEAAIDDDTAIVFMPSVLYRSGQLLDVERITQAAHDHDALAGFDLAHSVGALTHDLSKWDVDFAVWCSYKYLNAGPGAIAGLYVNARHFGTTPALAGWWGHDKATQFEMRHEFTPAASAGAWQIGTIPILSAAPLSGALDIFEETTIEAVREKSLALTDFLVALADAELVSRGFTVGTPRDHARRGGHIALEHDEAYRISLALKARGVIVDFRPPNVVRVCPAPLYSTFEDVWHVVDVLAEIVDDVAYARFKPRQGGVT, from the coding sequence ATGGACACCTCGCTTTCTGCCGCCCGCGAACGCGATGCGGCCGACGACCTCGCCCACCTGCGCGAGCGGTTTCACACGCGCGAAGACGAGTGGTACATGGACGGCAATTCACTCGGCCTCGCCTCCACTGACGCAGAACGCACCCTCTCTATGGCAGTCGATGAGTGGCGTGACCTCGCCATCCGCGGCTGGACGGACGCAGACCCAGACTGGTTTCACTACGGCGAGCAGTTGGGCGCACGCCTCGCCTCGCTCGTCGGCGCATCGCCCGACGAAGTCGTCGTCGCCAATTCCACGACGGTCAACATCCACACGCTTATCGGCACCTTTCTTGCAGACAATCAGGGCACCGTCGTCGTAAACGACCTCGACTTCCCGACCGACCACTACGCCATCCAGTCACAACTCCGCGCGCACGGACTCGACCCCGACGACCAGCTCAGGGTGGTCGAAAGCCGCGACGGGCGCACCATCGACGAAGCCGACATCGAGGCGGCCATCGACGACGACACAGCCATCGTGTTCATGCCCTCGGTCCTGTATCGCAGCGGCCAGTTGCTCGACGTAGAACGCATCACGCAGGCGGCCCACGACCACGACGCGCTCGCCGGATTCGACCTCGCCCACTCGGTCGGCGCACTCACCCACGACCTATCGAAATGGGACGTGGACTTCGCTGTCTGGTGTTCCTACAAGTACCTGAACGCCGGACCGGGGGCTATCGCGGGCCTCTACGTTAACGCTCGGCACTTTGGCACGACGCCCGCGCTCGCCGGCTGGTGGGGCCACGACAAGGCAACGCAGTTCGAGATGCGCCACGAGTTTACGCCCGCAGCTTCGGCGGGTGCGTGGCAAATCGGCACCATCCCGATTCTTTCTGCTGCCCCGCTCTCTGGCGCGCTCGACATTTTCGAGGAAACCACAATCGAGGCGGTCAGAGAAAAATCGCTCGCACTCACTGACTTCCTCGTTGCGCTGGCCGACGCGGAACTGGTGTCGCGTGGATTTACGGTCGGCACGCCCCGCGACCACGCCCGCCGCGGCGGGCACATCGCGCTCGAACACGACGAGGCTTACCGTATTTCGCTCGCGCTCAAAGCGCGCGGCGTCATCGTCGATTTCAGGCCGCCGAACGTCGTCAGGGTGTGTCCGGCCCCGCTCTATTCGACGTTCGAAGACGTGTGGCACGTCGTGGACGTGCTCGCGGAAATCGTAGACGACGTTGCATATGCAAGGTTCAAACCGCGACAGGGCGGCGTCACCTGA